In Pseudophryne corroboree isolate aPseCor3 chromosome 7, aPseCor3.hap2, whole genome shotgun sequence, a single window of DNA contains:
- the LOC134945675 gene encoding E3 ubiquitin-protein ligase TRIM39-like isoform X1 → MLVETAMASADLRQELNCSICLSIYTDPVTLRCGHNFCRVCIDHLLDTQEGSEAYTCPECRAECQERPALIRNITLCNIVGSFLSTRPDQEETGILCTYCVDSRVPAAKSCLMCEASLCDNHLRLHSKSEEHVLCDPTTALGNRKCSVHKKVLEYYCTEDSVCVCVSCRLDGEHRGHKMESLDEASEKKKEKLRNVLKKLTTKRAEAEKRVQSLQERRREDQGKAAGEIETVTALFRDIRRQLEDLEKRVLSEISRQEQGISLPVSDLIQQLEIKKDELSRKMRHIEELCNMSDPVTVLQEPDTGDLCDTEELCNMSDPVTVLQEPGTGDLCDTEELCNMSDPVTVLQEPDTGDLCDTEDTEDLCDTEDTERHDNQVRGAGDLDVGLISGTLHTLSDIITGINTGIYVQEATALLLAGATAGDNIQISGDRKTASKSEINQNHTVTPESFECNQVISSRRFSSGRHYWEVDVSKAVRWKVGMCYPSIGRRGYESVIGCNNKSWGVCGWCNQYAVIHDSTEIQLPDNLPCDRVRVYLDYGAGQLSFYSLCDPIRHLHTYTAALTEPLHAALWLADGCITICGGVRSWEKLP, encoded by the coding sequence cgatggcgtctgctgatctgagacaggagctgaactgttccatctgcctgagcatttatacagatcctgtaaccctgagatgtggccacaacttctgccgggtctgtattgatcatctgctggatacacaggaggggTCTGAAGCTTATACCTGTCCTGAATGCAGAGCAGAGTGTCAGGAGCGTCCTGCACTGATACGGAACATAACGCTGTGTAACATAGTGGGGAGTTTCCTATCTACTCGgccagatcaggaggagactgggatcctctgcacttactgtgtggactctcgtgtacctgctgctaaatcctgtctgATGTGTGAGGCTTCTCTGTGTGATAATCACCTGAGACTACACAGCAAGTCAGAAGAACACGTCTTATGTGATCCCACcactgccctggggaacaggaaatgctctgTACATAAAAAGGTCCTGGAGTAttactgcactgaggactctgtctGTGTCTGCGTGTCCTGCAGGCTGGATGGAGAACACAGAGGACATAAGATGGAGTCACTGGATGAGGCctctgagaagaagaaggagaagctgaGGAATGTTCTGAAGAAACTGACCACAAAGCGAGCGGAGGCTGAGAAAAGAGTCCAGAGTCTGCAGGAGCGCAGAAGAGAAGATCAGGGAAAAGCAGCTGGTGAAATAGAGACAGTCACTGccctgtttagagacatcaggagacagctggaAGACCTGGAGAAAAGGGTCCTAAGTGAGATCTCCAGGCAGGAGCAGGGCATTTCACTCCCAGTCTCtgatctgatccagcagctggaaataaagaaggaTGAGCTGTCCAGGAAGATGCGTCAtattgaggagctgtgtaacatgtctgatccagtgactgtcttacaggaaccagacacaggggacttgtgtgatactgaggagctttgtaacatgtctgatccagtgactgtcttacaggaaccaggcacaggggacttgtgtgatactgaggagctgtgtaacatgtctgatccagtgactgtcttacaggaaccagacacaggggacTTGTGTGACACTGAGGACACAGAGGACTTGTGtgacactgaggacacagagagacatgataaccaggtccgtggtgcaggagatctggatgtgggtctcatctcagggacattacacacattatctgatataataacagggataaatacagggatctatgtgcaggaggctaCAGCCCTATTACTGGCTGGAGCCACAGCTGGTGATAATATACAGATATCAGGTGACAGGAAAACTGCATCCAAGTCAGAGATAAACCAGAATCACACAGTTACACCAGAGAGTTTTGAGTGTAATCAGGTAATAAGCAGCAGGAGAttctcctcagggcgacattactgggaggtggatgtcagTAAGGCAGTGAGGTGGAAGGTGGGGATGTGTTACCCCAGTATAGGCAGGAGGGGATACGAGTCAGTCATTGGATGTAATAACAAGTCCTGGGGTGTGTGTGGGTGGTGTAATCAGTATGCAGTGATACATGATAGTACAGAGATCCAGTTACCTGACAATCTCCCCTGTGACAGAGTGAGGGTATATCTGGATTATGGGGCAGGACAGCTGTCCTTTTATTCTctgtgtgaccccatcagacacttacacacctacactgccgccctcactgagcccctccatgctgCATTATGGTTAGCGGATGGGTGTATAACTAtatgtgggggagtcaggagctggGAGAAATTACCATAA
- the LOC134945675 gene encoding E3 ubiquitin-protein ligase TRIM39-like isoform X2, whose protein sequence is MASADLRQELNCSICLSIYTDPVTLRCGHNFCRVCIDHLLDTQEGSEAYTCPECRAECQERPALIRNITLCNIVGSFLSTRPDQEETGILCTYCVDSRVPAAKSCLMCEASLCDNHLRLHSKSEEHVLCDPTTALGNRKCSVHKKVLEYYCTEDSVCVCVSCRLDGEHRGHKMESLDEASEKKKEKLRNVLKKLTTKRAEAEKRVQSLQERRREDQGKAAGEIETVTALFRDIRRQLEDLEKRVLSEISRQEQGISLPVSDLIQQLEIKKDELSRKMRHIEELCNMSDPVTVLQEPDTGDLCDTEELCNMSDPVTVLQEPGTGDLCDTEELCNMSDPVTVLQEPDTGDLCDTEDTEDLCDTEDTERHDNQVRGAGDLDVGLISGTLHTLSDIITGINTGIYVQEATALLLAGATAGDNIQISGDRKTASKSEINQNHTVTPESFECNQVISSRRFSSGRHYWEVDVSKAVRWKVGMCYPSIGRRGYESVIGCNNKSWGVCGWCNQYAVIHDSTEIQLPDNLPCDRVRVYLDYGAGQLSFYSLCDPIRHLHTYTAALTEPLHAALWLADGCITICGGVRSWEKLP, encoded by the coding sequence atggcgtctgctgatctgagacaggagctgaactgttccatctgcctgagcatttatacagatcctgtaaccctgagatgtggccacaacttctgccgggtctgtattgatcatctgctggatacacaggaggggTCTGAAGCTTATACCTGTCCTGAATGCAGAGCAGAGTGTCAGGAGCGTCCTGCACTGATACGGAACATAACGCTGTGTAACATAGTGGGGAGTTTCCTATCTACTCGgccagatcaggaggagactgggatcctctgcacttactgtgtggactctcgtgtacctgctgctaaatcctgtctgATGTGTGAGGCTTCTCTGTGTGATAATCACCTGAGACTACACAGCAAGTCAGAAGAACACGTCTTATGTGATCCCACcactgccctggggaacaggaaatgctctgTACATAAAAAGGTCCTGGAGTAttactgcactgaggactctgtctGTGTCTGCGTGTCCTGCAGGCTGGATGGAGAACACAGAGGACATAAGATGGAGTCACTGGATGAGGCctctgagaagaagaaggagaagctgaGGAATGTTCTGAAGAAACTGACCACAAAGCGAGCGGAGGCTGAGAAAAGAGTCCAGAGTCTGCAGGAGCGCAGAAGAGAAGATCAGGGAAAAGCAGCTGGTGAAATAGAGACAGTCACTGccctgtttagagacatcaggagacagctggaAGACCTGGAGAAAAGGGTCCTAAGTGAGATCTCCAGGCAGGAGCAGGGCATTTCACTCCCAGTCTCtgatctgatccagcagctggaaataaagaaggaTGAGCTGTCCAGGAAGATGCGTCAtattgaggagctgtgtaacatgtctgatccagtgactgtcttacaggaaccagacacaggggacttgtgtgatactgaggagctttgtaacatgtctgatccagtgactgtcttacaggaaccaggcacaggggacttgtgtgatactgaggagctgtgtaacatgtctgatccagtgactgtcttacaggaaccagacacaggggacTTGTGTGACACTGAGGACACAGAGGACTTGTGtgacactgaggacacagagagacatgataaccaggtccgtggtgcaggagatctggatgtgggtctcatctcagggacattacacacattatctgatataataacagggataaatacagggatctatgtgcaggaggctaCAGCCCTATTACTGGCTGGAGCCACAGCTGGTGATAATATACAGATATCAGGTGACAGGAAAACTGCATCCAAGTCAGAGATAAACCAGAATCACACAGTTACACCAGAGAGTTTTGAGTGTAATCAGGTAATAAGCAGCAGGAGAttctcctcagggcgacattactgggaggtggatgtcagTAAGGCAGTGAGGTGGAAGGTGGGGATGTGTTACCCCAGTATAGGCAGGAGGGGATACGAGTCAGTCATTGGATGTAATAACAAGTCCTGGGGTGTGTGTGGGTGGTGTAATCAGTATGCAGTGATACATGATAGTACAGAGATCCAGTTACCTGACAATCTCCCCTGTGACAGAGTGAGGGTATATCTGGATTATGGGGCAGGACAGCTGTCCTTTTATTCTctgtgtgaccccatcagacacttacacacctacactgccgccctcactgagcccctccatgctgCATTATGGTTAGCGGATGGGTGTATAACTAtatgtgggggagtcaggagctggGAGAAATTACCATAA